Genomic segment of Malus domestica chromosome 15, GDT2T_hap1:
CTACAAGTTTGGCTTCCACACCAGCAGCaggttttgaacccaagacctccagtttttaATTTGAAGAAGGTCTCACAATCCGTCATTTACCACTGGGCCACCAACTCGAGGTTAGTTTACTAGAAATTAGATTGAGAATTTTGAAATGATCAATAGGCAATCCATTGAGAGAGATTTGCAAGTCAGTATTTAAAATAAATCAATTGAAAATTCCTTATTTAGTGACTTTGTTATACGCAAGTCATGTATTATCAATCTGTCTATCTACTGTACCAGCAGCAGGTTTCGAACTCAAGACCTCTAGTTTTTAATTTGAAGAAGGCCTCACAATCCGTCATTTACAACTGGGTCACCAACTCGTGGTTAGTTTAATAGAAATTAGATAGAGAATTTTGAAATGATCAAAAGGCAATCCATTGAGAGAGATTTGCAAATCAGTATTTAAAATAAATCAATTGAAAATTCCTTATTTAGTGACTTTGTTGTACGCAAGTCATGTATTATCAATCTGTCTATCTACAGTCTTAGAGTGTATTTCTAATTAATTTAGCCTAAATCCTTGATGTCCCAACACACCATTGTGATAAACACATGGACTCAAGATGATAAAGTTGAGTAAGTAGATCAGAAGAAAAAGGCACTAAAGATAGAATTAGGTACACCTTTTTACCTTTTCATTTCGTCCTTCTCTTCAATGGAAAATTTTGTTTAATCGATGTGCCTAAGTGGTCCTCTCCACCTTCCCCATATATTCTAACAGTACATACATATAAATGCACTTCAGTACTATTGTCTGGATTAACTAccagacacaaagtatgttttAATTAGATCATCAAATTAGAAATTTTGTTGCGCTTAACTAgctctctaaattctaattgACCAAGAAAATGCTTAACCTAAAGATAATACTAAGCTGATCGTGAAGAATAAATTAACGCATGCAGTAGTATATAGCTTTAAAAAGGACACAGTTTCAACTGCATAAACCCTAAATTCAACTAGAACATATCGTTAATTCTTGTGGTTATAAGTTTGCATCACTACTGATTTCCAATGACCCATCACGAAAACTTACACTGATCAAGCCACGACCAAAGCTTACATCTTTTTCGTCCTTTCCATCTTTCTCCTACTCTCTTCCTCTGGTTGAATTAAAGGTTCTTCTAAAATGGTGGACAGACCTGAAAAAGATACAGCACAAAGGTGATTGATACTTCCACTTGATAAACCCTAAAAAGTTGCAAAGACGTACACACACCGCACGTTAGAAAAAGGAAACAATTGTATTAACCTAATATTTGAATTTCAAACATTTACAAGTGATCTTACATGACATGAGTATATCATCAATGTGTCGCTTTGTGCTAATGTTACAACCTACATAACGTTGTATTATTGGCACAAGACGTAACGATGGTTGTATACACTGTCTCATTCTAGTATTGGAAATTTCGAGTGCCAAATTTAATTTCACTTACCTTTCTTCTCCATCATAATTCTCCTCATTTCATCATGGTAATCTTGCTTGTCGTTGCCACTCTCGTATAAGTTAACCCTACCTTCCGACACTTGTACTTCTTTCGTCGCTTGAAAGTCTTGATCATCACTTGTTGCCATCTTTGACCTGGCAGTGGCGAAGAGCCAAGTGGCGTCCATCTGTTTGTTGATCATACGTGCGGCATAGTATGGAACCTTCATCCGTTTTCTGCTCCCAGACTTGATGCAGCCATTGATGAACATCAAACAGTCCATCATGCTTTCTTTGGCCAATCCTTTCATGTCATAAGCCTGTGATCTTCTCCAAAGACTTCTGCTGTGAGAATTCACCGGACTTGACAAGCAGAGAGCTCTTGTCGAGTCTCTAATGgcggcatctgcttttccaataAGCAACTGACACTGAGCTCTATTGCTATAAAGCACCATTCTATCTTTTCTCAACCCTAATGGGCACATTTCTAATGCTTCAGAATACTTAATTATAGCTCCCTCTATTTCTCCCATACAAACCATATGATTTGCTTCTTGTTTAATTAAATCCACCAAAACCCTACtttcctcatttttttcttgAGACAACActctctccttccttctcctctcTACCTTCAAATTCCAAACCTCTTCCAAATATTTTTCAATTCTTCTGTTCTTGTTCAACTTGTTTAGAAGAAGTGCTTTTGTGATTGCTTCACCTACGTTTGATCTATCTCCAAGGCTTTTGAGTTCAACCAAATCTATAAGAAACGAGGCGGCCATATTAATAACTTTGTACCTCGTATTCGGGTCTTTGAGAAGCAACAAGAGGCAGTCGATCCCCATGTACTGCCAATCATCTGAAGACCTTGAGAGATTACACAGGCTCTCAATAGCTTCCTTTGATTCAGcaatttttttccttccatATTTACCATAGCACAAAATCCTAACAAGTCCAACGCCAGCTGGTGAAGATTGATTGGCTAATCCACCCCACATTCCACACAACTGTTTTAAAAAATCCCCATTACAAATGAGATTCAAAGACCTCTCTTTGCAAGCAAAACAATTTAAGATATAGAGACACCAACACTGAAGCTGACTAGCCCATTCTTCTGCCTTGCGGTTCTCCATTTCAAATCCCCCAACACCTCTTGTGAGCAAATCACAATGGTATTTCTGtctttttctctcatctttcaccCCCACAAAACTAACATACACCGCATCAAGACATGTAGAGGCTAATTTCATGGCTAATCTCACCACCTCTTCTTCGTACTCCGCCACAGCTTCGAATGTACTCTCGTAGCTTGCAAGGTGACCTAGCGCTCGAACCGCAACTCTTTGCTCGACCCAACTCATCTTCCCTCTGAGGAGCTCCAAAAGCGGTGGAATCACGCCTGATGCCACTGCCTTTTCAGCGAACTCAGCCTTGTTCATGGTGTAAGAACCAATGACATGAGCTGCATAGTAAGGGATGTAGATGTTTTGGTCCCTCTGAAGCCAAGTATTACTCTTGTTGTTGATGCCTTTGTGGATAAACCGTACCATGCACTCAAAGATTCCAAGGGATGGGAACTCTGGGTCTTCAGGGTGAGCCATAGCAGCATTCCATAGGCTGCTTAGCACTAGAACATTTCCTTGGTCTTCCCTGTGAGGTAGTTCCTTGAAACAGGCTGATATTCCAGCTCTTCTCTTGAAGGAGTTTGGCTCTTTCATGGTACAAAAGAAGCAAAACTGTCTAGTGCAAGCCTGCTCTTTTGTGGTGAGCaggtttttcttctcctttttcttcagGGAATCCATGACTGAGGGCAAAGGTTgagaatttagggttttggttttgtggAGAGCAATAAGGGGAATTGAAAGGAAAAGGTCAAAATTGATCAAGTGGGCAGAGTGGCCAGGTGTTTGTAGCTTAGTGACATCAACGGCGCATGTATTGTATTTAAAATCTTATATTGTGAGGCATCTTTGTACTGTTGAATTATTTGTGCCTTTATTTTCGAGAAAGGTTAGTCTCCCCACATAAAGGTTGTCATAAACAAAACTTTGCTTTCGTGTGTCtatctctttatatatatatatatatcatacacTAAGATTGCGTATTTAACCATTCATTACTCTAATTATGCTATATACTAAAGTATAATAAATTTTTGACTCATTAAGTAATTGCTGGATCATGTAATGAGAGAGATGGTGCGCGCGGCATGGAAGTTTCTCTTTAGTTTCTAGCTAGCTCATATAGAGGATCTGATTTCTAAGGTGGGTTTGTATTTTGTTCAATTCTTTTAATTGCATGAGGCGTTTGTTCATATAATTTGTAATATTATTGGATTCAATTTGTGTTGTGGAGTGGTGTTGGGTTTTTACAAATTGCTGGCCTTGTGACAGCCACATAGGTAACAAATAAAGAAGCATGTGGAATTGTCATCTGACATTGCAAAGCAAAGTGGTCCTCATTTCTGAAGGAAGGCCTTTCAGTTATTCTTCGAATCAGGTCTCTACTTTCTTCATTAATCTGCATTATTTTTCCTGTAAAATACTAATTTGTCTTAATACAGCTAATTAAGGATCGCGTAAGCAAGATATATCATAGATCCTCAAAATCTACCAAGTGTAATTCCAACCAATAAACATTTATTAGAACACAAACTTTCTGCTTTCAATGCACATTTGACATCATGTTGTCTGGAACCTTGATTTTCGTTTTAAGTTCCCTTGTCAACAGGTCTAATGCTACTCTACTATTAATCTTCTTCAAAAGCTACTCTAAAAACCAAAATCTAGGTCTTTCTATTCTACTTACTATTCTACTTATAATAATGCAGCAAAATTTATTGTGATTACAGATGGGTTTGTTGCAAAAGGGAGTTGAGGGACCACAACCTGAAGACGTGGTATCAGTTTCCGACTTGCATGGCAAAGATACACTACCATCGTGACATCTCGTGTCATGTAAGTTGCTCTACTTCAGTCGGTTGTAACAGAAGGTGGTTCTTGTGGTCCTTCTCAACTTAACCTAAttcaaacaaatattaaatCCATAACTAGCAAAACTTTTAGAAAACAGAATTAGTAATTTAGTACAACTGGGTGGAGGTCTCAAGAATATGCGGCTGTTACATACACATACTATATATAGATTGGAAAACAAGAGGACATGAAAAGAGGCGATTTATTAGAGTTTAATCTTCTCTGGAAATGGTAATTAGAGTTTAAACAATACACTTCGAAGATTCGTGGGAGTAACATGACTCTCTGGTGATTGGTAACCAAGTGTTGCGATGTGCAGACATGTTTCTGGTGTTTAGTTTATTGCTTGTTCGTAGGATTGGCGTGGAGAATAGCTACATCGGTTTATAAAGCTCATGATGATTAGAACTaatgcttttgtttttcaatatccAAAAGATGATTGGAATGCAATGGTGTAGTAGTTACCAGCAACTTCAAATCTGAGTTGCACACctctctttttttattattattatttttgttacaAGTGCTAATTCTGTAAAATTTTTGTCGTAGTTTATTCCAGTTGGTCTTCCATGTCTTCCCCAAATTGCTATTCCTTCGTTGAGTTTGAATGTTTTGGTAGGGCAGGAGGCGTATATATAATTATGCACACAACTTATGAGGAACTAATAAGACTTTCACACAAATTATATGGTCCATGCAagttttgtatgcatatgtatcACATAAACTTTGATTGGTTCAGGGAGGTCTCAGTTCTCGCAAAATAAAACGAGAATACAACTTTATGCAAGCAATCTAACACCCAAAAAAATTGTTTGTGGGATATTGGAGGAAACTAATTTTATATCGCAAAAGATAGATTTCAATACACTAATCACATCTTAATTCTCTTGACACGGTTCTTAGTAGAGATATTCAAAAATGAACAACTTCAAATCTTCTACAAACAAAATCCCTATATCCTCAACCACTTGTCCTGTCACATACTCTCCACAACCCAGCCCAATGGCAGCTGACTCCTCAACCACTCCTCCTTGTTTGCTTCCGCATAATCACTCGAAATGAGACCCCAACCGAGTCTGAGTACAAGATAGCAAACTTCAAGGTCAATAGCCAAAGCTCTTTGCAATCGCCCAAGTCAGTTGATTCAGTAACTCGCTTTCTGCAACTTTGTTAGTGTTAGAAATTCACAATTCTCTCAAAAAACACGCAAAGATCtccaaaaaattttgaaaattttaagcaaATAAATCactttatattcaatttttgaataaatatttttggaacatTTTTAGACGCATCGAATCCACATGACTCGTCGATGGATTCCCGAAGACGACTTGCGCTCGAAGGATGATGGTGTTCTGCTATGTTAAGGGTGAGTGAATGTACATGTAAAATATGAAATAAGTCACACAGATGACACATGCATTTTAGTTGCATATGAATTTAATTTATAAGGCTGTATAATTATGGTTCATTTAAATTAACGTCTAATTGAATAAACCACTCAACAAATGTAAACATAGGACggcatatgtgtatatatacaaaAACCTTCCGTAAACAATCAAGAACCGtttgattcattttttttctttgtttctaaattgttttggttgaaatcttaaaaaaaaatcaagtacaTTTTCCTTGCACGTGAATACGATTTCAAGCTCTCCctctatttcgtaaactaataTAGAGTATCGCTTTAGCTCTCATCCGGTgatccttttgtttttgttttttagtcgTGCATGAGATTCAAGTCTGTAGACTTTACTACCAATACTTAAGCAGGCTTTGATTCTTTGGGCCAAACTCCAGACCTTTAGGCCTTGATCGGATAAAAAACCCTTACCAACAGGGGAAGAATGAAAGGGTGACTTcaatatttgcatttttttcttttcagttttgatTTTTCGCAAATCTAACTTTAAAAAGGTACAATGCAGAACCTCCAAGTCAATCTGAAATTAAGTACAATTTTGCATCAAACCCTACAAAATACGAATTTTACATAAATAGTAACTGATCTTAAGAGGAATCCTAATCAGTATTGGTTCTAAATGAGCTCCGTTACGCAGCTCAATCATCCACCAAAAACCCAAGTCCCGACTCCACAATGATTTTTTACTCGAGCACAACAATTTTTCAGGCACCTGAGAAAATCTACAGACAACTCACTATGTACAAGTTTGAAACTACATCGATCCATCACAGAAGGCCTGCATGCAACTCGGCTCCTATCTTACCATGCCTACCTTTGATATAAGTCAGTCCATACAATTATTCTTTCAAACATCCATTTTCCACATAAGATTACTTGCGTTGCCTTCATGAGACTTCTCGAATGATGCAACTTTCGCCCGATATGCAGCTGCTGCCGCAGTGTTATTTACAGTCTGACCCTGAGGGAGCTCACAGGCTTCACTCATGGTAGCAAATCTTAGCTCAGCAGGAGGGATGAAACAGTCCATTGACAAGCCAGGGACATTGAATGCCACTTCCTCAACTGTCCAAGCTTCTTCCATCCTCGTCTTGGTGTGGCTCATTGCAGTTTCTCCAAACCTGAATAGGGTTACTACTGAACGTCCTGAGTGAGCGATCATAATCCCCTCAACGGGCTTGTAATCATCCAGGAATGAGTTGATTGTGGTCTCCCAGTAAACAGCATCACCTCCGTTGTTCTGAATGCGGGTCAAATGGGAATCTTCCAAGTGTACAAGGAGCCCTGTTTTCTGGCTGAAGTAGCCAAATAAAACATGCCTAATGATCTCCGCAGGCCCTTCGCTCCTGGCTTTCAGCGTCAAAGGATCTGCAGAAAGCTTGAGGATGAAACAATCCTCGCCATTTATCTTCTTTTCACCAATGCATCTTGAGCTGGTAAACATACTAGCAGTGGTTCGTGGGTCAAGCCCCTGTATTCAATAAATAAACACAGTGATTAAATTGTGCACGGCAAAGGCAAACCGAGCCAAACAAAGCAGGACTAGCGTTTACCTGAAGTGCCCGTCGCAAGGGTCTGACAGGCCCTTTTGCAGCATGTGCACCAAGCCAAGGCGTGTGCCTCCACACAAGCTTTCCATTGCAACCAGCGTGAACCTTGCTGCCGCCAAGTGCAAGCTCCACATACCACATGTCTGGATGCATCTGCCACAGGACAAAGCCGCCCGAGTCTGCTGCTTTGGAGGAATTCTTGTTCCGTACAACCCTGTTGGCCGTTTCAAACTCCGAAGCGATCATTCTCACCTTTCCCATAGCATAAGCATTGTGGATTGAGTTCTGAAGCTTCTGCCCTCCTGATGCCGCTGTATACTGCTGCAATATATACTGAGCAGATGAAGTCTCCTGcaaaacatattaaaaaaaattgtgtttagAGGGTTTCTGTAAAAACCGAAATGAAGAAAAAGGTCCTGTCCACTTCatataaaatgatgaaatgAAATTAATCCCCACAGCCTTAGGCTTCACATCTGCAGATACACTTGGCGTCAAATACACAGATTCAACATTCCAGTTCAGTTCATATAAAATGCAGTTGAAAACTGAGAACTGCACGGTGAGATCACAGTTTGATGAAAATTGTAAAGGGTATGCggtaaaaaggaaaaggaaaaagttgCACAAAGTGTGTATGAACACGATCGCCATCAAACCGAAAGATTCTTAGCTATCCACGGTTGTATATCCCCTCATGTCCTCGTCGCGTGACACAAGGGACATACAACCGGTTGCAACGCAAATTCTTCTTTCGCTTATGATAATGAGATCAGCATGCGTGAAATCAAAGGAACTTACTCTAATAAACATGTGGAGCAGATAATCAAAATGTCCCacaaacttttatataaaaaaatccgGCATGCATAGGAAACTAGTTGATGaatctctttttttattttcttttctggaaattgaaaaatgaataaacaaaaaaaaaggaaaaaaatctaCAGAAACATTAATTTTCACAAAAATGAACGTAAACTAAACCAAATTTATAGCTTCCAAAGTTGTCAGATTTATACTAAAATTTGGACCCTTTCAAGTTTTCAGCATTCAGAAAATcaatttggttggatttggaGGAGTAATCAGCAAAAGTTACATGTCAAGGGAAGGACTTACAATGGGTGTGTCTTTGATGCTAAGGTGAGGCAGAGGCTCAGTGGTGCTAACGTGCACCGGGGCGAGCGGAGCACCCAGAACCCCAAGCAGCAGGCGCAGATCCGACCTTTTGTAGGTGGAGCACGAAACCGAAGGCGCCCTGCACAGCTGCCCCTTCATCCAGTGGCCCCACTTCCCCTCCATCCTCGAATCTCCACCGTCCGTCCCATCGGGCCCTTCCTTCAGCGGCGACAGCGCCTCGGTGGGCCTCAAGTTCCCGGATCTCAGAATCATCAACGGCTCCGGCTGCGCCACGTGATGATTCCTCCGCCGCCTGAGCAGCCCCGACATTGGGGACCCACTCCTGGCCGGACTTTTCGCCCTCGACCTCCCCGGCGACAGCCCCCTTGTCACCTCCTCCTTCAAAGCCGAAAAAAAACCCTGCTTTCTCTCCATTTGACAGCTCTGCCCCTCACCCAAAATTCTGCAGAAGAAGTGGAAAAATGAGAGGTGTGGTTTGTGGGCTTTGCAGGGAAGAAGTGAGAGagtgagaagaaagaagggagCTTTGGTGAAAGCAACttctgggttttgatttttGGAGGAAATAAAAAGGGTGGTAATGATTAAACGAAGGAAAAATATTGCGCCGAGAGAGACAAGCAACAGCACACACTAGTATTACCACTACTGTGGGACTGGGGGAGCGAGCAGAGAGCTGTATTTATTTACATTCCCAGAATTTCCCTTCTTTCACTATCCCctcctttttctatttttcttttcttttttctgtttgTCTACTAATTACTGGAGAATAGTTGTATTTTCACTtttgtactttttttctttgtctGGCGGGGGATTTCGCCAACCAGCAGGAAGGTGTGAAGAGAAGAGCGGTTGGTTAATGGCTTATTTGTCATTTTCCACTCACCCATTTTCTTATTTGGTACCttatttttgagaaaacttTTATGTTTAACGCAACAGTTATCATAAATCAATTACGTACTGATATATGTTAATTTATATAATTGCAACATTGTTATTGTGGATAAAGTATTAAACAATCGGACCACATGTCTATCTAtccataaacacaaaaatacccATCCAACCTTGCCCGTAGAAGACTGGTGCCACTATTCGGCCAGACAGTCTTGTGGTCTGGTTGTTCAAACCAAATAATTTGTTTTCGAAATGCAACACTAGCAATATTCCTATAGCTTTGAATATCAAAAGTATTATTGATTTAAAACACTGTCACCGTAAAATTTTCGAAACATAAAATTTGTCCTCCTTATTATAAGGTTTCATAGGACCATAGCATTAGCATGAGCCGCTGAAGCGTGCAGGGCTACTACAATACGACGACGCCCTGACAAATTAAAAAGTTTTCTGGTTATGGAAAACTGGAAATTTTGGGGGCAATATTTTTCTCGTGACCAATTTGATATGGCAGAGGCCGTGAGGATCTGTGACTCTGTGGGGTTGGCGCCGTTTATCAACGGTCAAACGGCAAGTAATGTAATCTCGGATCTTTAGTTGTTGGATTGTTGCTTTATTGGCTGCTTCTTGTTGTTCGGTAAATTTAAAAACATGAAAACATGATATGTTTTTggaattaaaaagtaaaaaaaaaaaaaaaaaaagatcatgtTGGATGTCTTAATGAGTGTGAATCGATGGCTTCTCCTATTTTATTATCAGCGTGCAAAGCTTCCTAAGCATGCTCCAAGGAACAAAATCTATATTTTTTTCCGTCGTGTAATATAATCAGCAGAGCAAAACGCTAAATCATTCTTAACTCAAAAAAAGATATAAACAGGACAAATTTATGCACTCATGGAAAGAAATGTGTACCTTGTTTTTGACTTGGGAACCGAGCTTTTTACGTTTGAATAATGCGTCATGTTAGAGCACCAAACTTTCAACGACTTTGATGAAAAATAACctgcaaaacaagtaaattttGGGGGTTGGTGTTTGGCTACGGTTGGTCCTTTTGCGTTCAAATTGGTAAGGCTTAAACTCAAAGCAATATGTTGAAATTCCGCACC
This window contains:
- the LOC103455924 gene encoding uncharacterized protein, coding for MERKQGFFSALKEEVTRGLSPGRSRAKSPARSGSPMSGLLRRRRNHHVAQPEPLMILRSGNLRPTEALSPLKEGPDGTDGGDSRMEGKWGHWMKGQLCRAPSVSCSTYKRSDLRLLLGVLGAPLAPVHVSTTEPLPHLSIKDTPIETSSAQYILQQYTAASGGQKLQNSIHNAYAMGKVRMIASEFETANRVVRNKNSSKAADSGGFVLWQMHPDMWYVELALGGSKVHAGCNGKLVWRHTPWLGAHAAKGPVRPLRRALQGLDPRTTASMFTSSRCIGEKKINGEDCFILKLSADPLTLKARSEGPAEIIRHVLFGYFSQKTGLLVHLEDSHLTRIQNNGGDAVYWETTINSFLDDYKPVEGIMIAHSGRSVVTLFRFGETAMSHTKTRMEEAWTVEEVAFNVPGLSMDCFIPPAELRFATMSEACELPQGQTVNNTAAAAAYRAKVASFEKSHEGNASNLMWKMDV
- the LOC103400146 gene encoding uncharacterized protein, whose product is MDSLKKKEKKNLLTTKEQACTRQFCFFCTMKEPNSFKRRAGISACFKELPHREDQGNVLVLSSLWNAAMAHPEDPEFPSLGIFECMVRFIHKGINNKSNTWLQRDQNIYIPYYAAHVIGSYTMNKAEFAEKAVASGVIPPLLELLRGKMSWVEQRVAVRALGHLASYESTFEAVAEYEEEVVRLAMKLASTCLDAVYVSFVGVKDERKRQKYHCDLLTRGVGGFEMENRKAEEWASQLQCWCLYILNCFACKERSLNLICNGDFLKQLCGMWGGLANQSSPAGVGLVRILCYGKYGRKKIAESKEAIESLCNLSRSSDDWQYMGIDCLLLLLKDPNTRYKVINMAASFLIDLVELKSLGDRSNVGEAITKALLLNKLNKNRRIEKYLEEVWNLKVERRRKERVLSQEKNEESRVLVDLIKQEANHMVCMGEIEGAIIKYSEALEMCPLGLRKDRMVLYSNRAQCQLLIGKADAAIRDSTRALCLSSPVNSHSRSLWRRSQAYDMKGLAKESMMDCLMFINGCIKSGSRKRMKVPYYAARMINKQMDATWLFATARSKMATSDDQDFQATKEVQVSEGRVNLYESGNDKQDYHDEMRRIMMEKKGLSTILEEPLIQPEEESRRKMERTKKM